ACATGGCCGGCCGCGACACCGCGCAAACCGCGAACGTGGAGCTTGCCGGTTGCGTGCGCGCCGAATACTGGGGCCGGTTGCCGATGATCCGCATCGGCAACGTCAACCTGCAGCCGGGAACGACGCCCGAAGAAGCCCTGTACGACGGCATCAAGCAGGGCGTGTTCATGGAGAGCAACCGCTCGTGGTCGATCGACGACAAGCGGCTCAACTTCCAGTTCGGGTGTCAGATCGGCTACGAGATCAAAGACGGCAAGAAAGGGCGGCTGCTCAAGAATCCGACCTACGCCGGCATGACGCCGACATTCTGGCAATCGTGCGACGCCATCGGCGACAAGGCTTCGTGGACCGCGCACGGCACGCCAAACTGCGGCAAGGGCGAGCCGATGCAGACCGCGCGCTCGGCGCAGGGCGCATCGCCGACGCGCTTTCGCAACGTGAACGTGGGGGTCGGCTATGCCGGTTGATCTCGGAACCGATCGCGCGGCGCTGGATGAGGTGCTTCGCAGCGCGCTCGCCGTGTCGAAGGCCGACGAGACTGAAGTGCTCGTCTTCGGCAGCGACGCTTCTCTCACGCGCTTCACGCACAACTACATCCATGAAAACGTCGCCGAAAACGCTTGGCAATTGAGCATTCGCGCCGTGGTCGGCAAGCGCCAGGGCGTCGTCTCAACCACGCGACTCGACCCAGCCGGCGTGGCGGACGCCGCCGGGAGGGCTCTGGAGAACGCTCGCTTGTCTCCGGAGGATGAGCATTTCCCAGGCTTGCCATCGGACAACAGCCCGTTCGACGATATCCCCGCGCCATACGACGAGGCGACCGCGAGCTTGAGCGCGCAAGCGCGCGCGGACGCGGTGCGCGAAATCGCAGGCGTGATGAAGCCCCGCAATCTCCATGCCGCGGGTTATGTATCCAGCCGGCGCGATACATTCGCCGTCGCGAACTCCAAAGGCGTGTCGCGCTTTTTCCAGGCGACCGACGCGGGCATGAACATCAAGGCGATGGGCGATGACTCGAGCGGCTATGCCGAGGGCTTCTCGCGGCGCTTCAGCGACCTCTCGCCGCGCAAGCAGGCCGAGCGCGCGGCGCAGAAGGCGGCCGCGGGCGCGAAACCACACGTGCTCGAGCCCGGCGAGTACACCGTGATCCTCGAAGCGCCGGCTTTTCGAGAATTCCTCATCTATCTATCGTGGATCGGCTTCGGCGCGCAGCCATTCGAGCAAGGCTCCTCGTTCATGAGCGGCAAGCTCGGTCAGCTTATCGTCGGCAGCAACGTCACCATCCGCGACGACTTCACCCACCCGCTGACGAACGGCGTGCCGTTTGACGCCGAGGGCGCGCCGCGCTGGCCCGTGACGTTGATCGGCGACGGAATGGCCAAAGACGTGGTCTATGACTCGTACTACGCGGCGAAACTGAACCATGACAACACCGGGCACGCACTGCCTGCGCCCAACCCCGAAGGGCCGCTGCCCTTGAACGTCATCGTCGACCCGGGCGAGAGATCGGAGGCAGAATTGGTCGCAAGCGTGCAGCACGGCGTGCTCGTCTCGCGTACTTGGTACATCCGGATGGTCGACCAAAAGCAGACGATCATCACCGGGATGACCCGAGACGGCCTATTCTTGATCGAGCACGGGCAGATCGCGCACGGCCTCAAGAACATGCGCTTCAACGAGTCCATCCTCGGCGCGCTCGGCCGCTGTGAACTCGGCCGCGAACAAGTGCGTTCGGATGCTCACGTCGTGCCGGCCGCGAAGATCGAAGGCTTCCACTTCTCCAGCG
This genomic stretch from Candidatus Tumulicola sp. harbors:
- a CDS encoding TldD/PmbA family protein — protein: MPVDLGTDRAALDEVLRSALAVSKADETEVLVFGSDASLTRFTHNYIHENVAENAWQLSIRAVVGKRQGVVSTTRLDPAGVADAAGRALENARLSPEDEHFPGLPSDNSPFDDIPAPYDEATASLSAQARADAVREIAGVMKPRNLHAAGYVSSRRDTFAVANSKGVSRFFQATDAGMNIKAMGDDSSGYAEGFSRRFSDLSPRKQAERAAQKAAAGAKPHVLEPGEYTVILEAPAFREFLIYLSWIGFGAQPFEQGSSFMSGKLGQLIVGSNVTIRDDFTHPLTNGVPFDAEGAPRWPVTLIGDGMAKDVVYDSYYAAKLNHDNTGHALPAPNPEGPLPLNVIVDPGERSEAELVASVQHGVLVSRTWYIRMVDQKQTIITGMTRDGLFLIEHGQIAHGLKNMRFNESILGALGRCELGREQVRSDAHVVPAAKIEGFHFSSGTEF